ACCAAAGTTTTGAATCGTAACATTGGGTGAATGACTTCAGATGACAATCTAAATTTTTCAAGTCTGTGAAAATCAGTGCCATTTGAGttaacatgtatgtaatataagGTACAATTTCTGGTACATTCATTCCATATTACCTTTGAGTGATTAGCactttagaaaatgaaaaaataaaaaatagagaaataaaacattatatgaaaacaaagaataaatgCATTATTAGAATGCGCTTTTGTAAAGGTGTGTTTCCCTGACAATGGAATTGgtattaataatgaaataaaagatttttgcAGAGTATTATATAATCAGTTACTGAGTTAAACAATTTTATGTTTATGACTCTAGGTACATTTTGACTTACATCAACCAACTATTAATTTGACTGATCAAGTCAATTTCttgttgcaaataaaaaaaaaataaaaaaaaaaaaaaaaaaaaaaatcaggtgcacaaattcacatgctggacaatatttctacatggtttcatgactctaggtaatttttttaaagacataTGCAACACGAgcactttatgtatattttccacTAAGACAAAGACCATAACTCCAacctggctgagtgaaatcccaaacagaacaccaggtgcacaatttTCACATggtatataacaatcccctactgttttatgactctaagttaTGTATTTATATGTGGTCTAAAAAATTAGTTTTCCACAGATAAAAATATACATCTACTTTAggtaatttttcttaaaatttttccaTTTCCCTCTACAAATTGAAGCACAGCTAACATATTCACTTGCCTATATTATAACACATATATTACTGTATATATTAATAAAGCAACAAAAAATCTATGTATGCTAATTGAACATTGACCGGGTATAATCAGCGCAGTCATATGCATCTGGTATGGTGCGTCCTGTCCAATTCACATACGGTTTCATACAGCCAATACAACAGTCCACTTGTTCCTTGATAAGGTTCTGAAAAAGTCAGATTACAAAATGTAACAGTGTACATTTAACAGGATTTATGGggtattctttaataatattttacatgttatatGCAACagaatttcatgttttttgtGAAGAATCCAACATACATTGTGTAAACcttcttgaaaagaaaaaaatgttcaaaagaaaattataacaTATACCGTAAGACAATTTATTGATAGAGACATGTATAATAAGTTAAAAAGACCATCTAGAATGTCATTTAGTAACTACTGTAATAATTCATCtgcttttgaagtattttttaaaacattctttttccAGATTTATTTCAGTGGTAAATTTGCTTAATTATCATCTCTTTTTCCATTAAAAGGTAAATGACTTattcaaaaacaagagggtcatgatgaccctggatcgctcacctgagtaatatgaggtACATGTcactaatcacttggggtcatcaggtaattataacttaACATTCTGggaaatatgatttgataatttctgaagtatttttcctataaaactgatataacaagtgacccccagggtggggcctcttttcactccaggagtacaatttgaacagttttgttagagatccactagacaatgctacattcctttctttcaaattcaattctttaaacaattttgaaagggggccacacaaggatcattcctgtgaataCTGCCcggtggttttgaagaagaagactttttttagaaaatgttgatggacacacaACTGACAACACACGACGAACACTGAGCagtcaccatgagcctttggctttGATGTAATAAATGGTTTTTCTGCAGAAGTCAGAGCTCGGAAAACTTGATCCACTTCCAAGCTCGACTGGACGTTCTCTGTCTCTCGGCTAATCATAAATGCCATGTACTCCTGAAGCGACACATGCCTGTCCCTGCATAATACAAATATATGTTAACACATACTGCAAGGATAGGGTACAGGCATTAAGATCATGAATGCTACTGTTGACAAACATTTCTTTAACTATTCAGTGAAGAGATACTACAACATCTTGCACTTTTTCATGCACAGAAAATGCACACCTATAAATCTGTATCAtcaacttattttcatttaaatttcataaatttataaattaaaaagcCTAGGTTACTTTCAGTagaaatttacattaaaatcacTAAAATTCTAGACATATAGATCTATTTCATTGTGAAAAGACACACAGTGTAAGAACTAATGGTTACTGGATGTGAAACTCAAATTCAGGCAAACCTTTATTAACACTGTTAATAAACATTAAAAGAAAGTCGACATTTTTTGTTTGGTGAGGAAGGTATATCACACAgacataatttacattttaagtTGACTTTCAAGCTTCTAAATGGTGGAAGAAGTCCCCAGGACTGGGCAGGTGTACAGGTACACAACTGGTTAGAACCATCAACTCTTTGTAAGCCTGCTAGTACTtcatcacatgaaagaattctgccatgtcattaactttaaataaatgtggTATCTTACCTGTTTGGATCAACCATGTCCAAGACTGCTAGGAACCCTGGTTCCACCTGTCCGCCCTCTACCACTTGAAGATCATAGCCGAGGGCTCTGAGACAAAACTTCAATTCACGGTGATCTAATTTACCAGACTGGTCCTTGTCAAAATGTCTGCAAgtaaaaatggtttattttattttattgcacATGATTTATAAAATATGAACACTACAGAGTAACACGAAATTTTacatatatcatattttttttatataaacttttatCGCAATATCTACTGTTAATAAAGGTAATTTTTagacaagaaggtcatgatgagcctatatcgctcacctgttaaacttggtcttggaatcatcaagataaacattctgaccaactttcatgaagatagggtcataaatgtgtcctctacagtgttaacaagcttttcctctgatttgactgggtgacctagtttttgaccccatatgaccttgTTTCAtatttggcctaggaatcatcaagataaacattctgaccaagtttcacgaagataagttcataaatatggcctctagggtgttaacaagcttttcctatgatttgacctggtgacctagtttttgaccccatatgacctagtttcgaactttgccataaacattctgtgcaagtttgtatcaaatcaaagcataaacgAAACCTCTAAAAGGCTTTATGTGTGTTTGTTTAACATCATGGTACAAGTATTGATAGGTTTCTTCA
The genomic region above belongs to Mercenaria mercenaria strain notata chromosome 12, MADL_Memer_1, whole genome shotgun sequence and contains:
- the LOC123534985 gene encoding spectrin alpha chain-like codes for the protein MRHFDKDQSGKLDHRELKFCLRALGYDLQVVEGGQVEPGFLAVLDMVDPNRDRHVSLQEYMAFMISRETENVQSSLEVDQVFRALTSAEKPFITSKPKAHGDCSVFVVCCQLCVHQHFLKKVFFFKTTGQYSQE